The segment GGGCTGATAACTACAGAGCAGCCTCCTTCCCTAGGGACAGGCCTGTGTGCTTTCAGAGTGTCTAGGAGgaaaccctcccctcccctccccttccctggcaGAGCTGTCACCctcctgctgctgccgctgctttTGCTGCCAAGCCAGCAGCcatccctgctccctgcccccccccccccccccaagctagTGGTGGCTGCCAGGAGGCCAGGTCACACATCTCTGCACGTGAGCTAGCTCTCAGGAGGGTCGGCTGGGTGTGGAGCTCCTCCTCCTGCCACGTGCCAGCCGAAGGGGAGGTGACTGCAGGGGCAGCAGCCAACCTCACATCCCCAGTGAACCTACCCAGCCAGCCAGTTCTTGCATAAGCTGCTTCTTGGCCAACAGGAAGAGCCCGGGGAATCTGGCTCCAGGCCACCCCAATGCATTCTGTATAAatggcctcagttttcctcagTCCTGTATCTTCTTTCCTTAACCTGAGTTTGTCTCTGTTTCCCTTGCTcgtgaaaacaacaacaacaacaaaaacctttgaGAACTGCCAGACGCCCTTTAAATAGTTACTGCTATTGACCGCAGCCCCGATCTCTGATTTAGGAAAGATAGTCTGTTCTCCATGTCTCCGTTCTAACAAATTGGGACCAAGAAGGGAATGATTTTTCAACAGAAGAACATGCTTGCAGTTCTTGTCAAAGGACTTCCTGAAGGCTTATGCCGGGAAAGACAGGAAGGGCCGTGGGGATTCCCATGGTGTGGACACACAGGCTGAGTACCAAGAAGGCTAGCGGGGATTTTTCTGTGATTAGAGAGATACGGTCAGTCTCTGTCTTTAGGAGGCTCCACGTCGACACCAGGGAACCTGGAATTGAGTCCCAGCTTTGGCCCTGCCTTGCTCCATTACCTGAGGCACCTGCTCCagctctctgggcttcattttcCCTCTCGGTAAAATGGAGATGTAGcctcccttgccccttcctttCCACTTAGGGGTGGGACCTGTGAGTGGATGAGGAAAGCCACCCTCCAAGCCTTCCAAGTCTGGGCCGTTTTCTGGGAGGGCAGGGACCTGAAGTGAAAGGCCTCATGCGTGACATCAGGTGTGCCTTGGGATTCCCAGGATTATCGACCTGAACGGGCAGAAGCCACCCCTTACCTACAAGCGCTTTCAGGCCATCATCAGCCGCATGGAGCTGCCCAAGAAGCCTGTGGGCTCCGTGACGAGCCAGCAGATGGAGAGCTGCAGGGCCGAGATCCAGGAGAACCATGATGAAGCCTATGGCGTGCCCTCCCTGGAGGAGCTGGGTGCGTACTTCCTGACCCAAACCTCCTCTTTTTTGTAAGATAACTTACTGggttttttctcctttgtcaaagtGATGCATGTTATTACAGATGTTATAGAAGGAACagtgaaacaaaaatggaaataacaatcACTGTTACCCCCCTGCCCAGAGATGACCACTATTGATTTTGGAGCAtgtccttccagtctttttttctgttcttactcGTATACATCATCCTATGTTATGCTCCtgattttgtacttttctgtctCAGAACATACAGGCACAGTCTAGTGCTGGCATCAGTGGGCTCCCCGACACCAAGATAACTAGTATCGTTTCCATTGAAAGGGGGTCTGTCAGCCCCTCAGGTCACTGACTGTaccctttctccccttcctcccccatcccGCGTTTTTTGATCCGAACAAAATTAGCCTTTCTCACCTGAAAACCACAGTCATTTCTAGCCAACCTGATAGGGCAAGCTGTACAGGATTGTTCTCATCTGTCTTGAATGAGGAGAGGCCAGgagagggaaggcaagggaaaggAGATAAAAACCTGACAGTGGAAAGAGAACCAGGATGACCTGGCACGTGTTGAAATGTTAGGATGATCTCAGCGCCAGCAGCACCTAGAACACATAGTTCAGTTCCCACAAGGTTCAAAGAACACAACGTGTCGAGACTTGTCGAGCTGTCACTGAAACGGCCTGACCTCTGGTTCCATGACCTGCTCCTCCTCTTGTAGGGTTCCCTACTGAAGGACTTGGCCCGGCTGTTTGgcaaggaggagagacagaagctCTGGCCCGCCTGGATAAGCATTTGGAACGGAAGGTATGGCCCCCGTTTCTGTGACACACAACTTCGGATGCCAGGATCCAGGCAGCAGAGGATATGAGAGTCAGCTTCATGTCCCTTAGTGCCTCTTCCCTCAGAGTGgttgaaaatgagaaatattccgaggcacctggctggctcagtcagtggaccaTGTGACTtgtgatctcggggttgtgagtttgagccccccgtggggtctagagattacttaaaagtatatatctttaggggcatgtgggtggctcagtcggttaagcgtcagactcttgatttcggctcaggtcatgatctcatggtctgaaGATCCgtgctcagtggggagcctgcttcagattgtctccctctgcccctccccagcttgtgcgcgTGGgtgctccctccctttccctccctctctctctctctgtcattctctctctctctctctcaataaataaatttttaaaaaatttaaaaactaaaaatctttagggctcctgggtggctcagtcagttaagcgtccaactttggcccaggtcatgaccctgcacttcgtgggtttgagccctgcgtcagctctgcgctgacagcttggagcctggagcctgcttcagattctgtgtctccctttcttcctgcttctcccctgcttgcactctgtctctccttctcccaaaaataaataaacagtaaaaaaaaattgttttaataaaaatctttaaaaatttcgaaaagaaaaagaaaaatcttcctgATGGcagtaacaacaataataacgACTACCATTTAGTGAGTGTTTACCACATGCTGGTCACTGGGCTGAGCTTTTCTGAGTTAAGTATCTGCTTgcattatttcctattttcttttcaacatcCCTACAGGGTAGGTGTTAagctctccattttacagattaggagaTTAAGGTTTAGAGAggataagtaacttgcctgaggtcacacagttaacAAGTAGTAGAGTGAGATCTTGTTCTACGTGATTCCAAAACTTAGACTAGAttgcttttctttcatctttgtacAGGTTCCCCTTACTGAGAGGGTGTCTGGTCAGTGAGGTCCAGAAGATTAAttactttgtgtttctgtgtcccATCCTCACCTTTTGCTGGGCCCCCTCAGCATTGGTTTCCGTATGTTTggacacagagaacaaatggtCCACCTCCCCATAAAGTGGGAATTggcaaggggaaggaaagaggtggAGGCCTCAAAGGCACTCCTTAATAATGTCACATGGCTTCCATGACCCTAGGACTAGAGGAGCAGAGACGGTTCTCATGATTGAGTCAGCTCCTGGTATCCTGTCCACCACGGCTGTTTTATAGACTGATAGACTGGCTCTCAACTTTTTGTATTCTCAGATGGGTGGGCATTTGGCCCAGCAGCCAGGTGATAACAATGGAACAAGGAGACTAAGGCAGACCTACAAGGGAAGAATGCTTCCCAGCCCTGGAGGTGCCTCACCAGCAGTGAAAATGTGCCACAGGACCCACCTCCCTTGGGATGGCCCTATCTTCGTGTTACCATCAGCCACCCAGCCAGCCCCACCAACTTAAAAGGATAAGACTGATGTCCAAGGGCTATGGGGAGGACCAGCTGTCCCTGTCCACATAAGGAGCTTTACCCAAAGATCCTTGGGTACACAAGAACACAGGCTGGGCTCAGGGGGCAGAGTGGTAGAGATCACAAATGGCATGGCAGGACTAGAATAAGACTGACAAGTATAAAGAGCTAACTTAATGGTCTCGTGGATTATCATCACCTTAAAAGCATTTTGTGGAGGGCTGTCCCCTTAGATCATGAAGTCAGGGTCCTTTTCCACATGCCCCTGGAGGGTGTGGTCTGTCATGGGGCCTTGTGTCAGGACCCTTCAGACTCTGTGGTGGTCAGAGGGAACACCGTGTCCTACATTCTAGGAGAAGAGAAGGTGCCTGTGAGCAGGGTGTGACCTTGTCTCAGGTTTATTTCAGTCTTCAGTTCTCCAAATCTGAGGTGAACATCTACTTGTGTCAGGATGGCCTAGCTACTAAAAAGACTGCCCAATGAGGCAAGCATAGAGTCCGCTTCCAGAACTAGTCTATTGTAGATGATAGACATGAAACAAGGAATTACAGGGTACTCTGAGGGTTAGGAAAAGAGCAGTTCAGAGTGTTAGGGGAGCAAAGAGGAAGGGAGTTTTATTAATCAGTTTGTATTTGCAAGTTGGCTTTTGAAAAAGGGAGTTTTTGAACTCAGTTAACTAGGAGTCCAAGGTGTAGCCTTTAGGTGGATCCAGGTGTCCAAGTAATGCTGCCAGGAATACATTCTCCATCTCTGAGCTCTGAGGTAGGCTTTCCTTGAGCAGTGGCAAAGTGGTCACCAGAAGCTTATTTTCGGTCTGCTAAGCACACCAGAGGAAGTAGTGTGCCTCTTTTCTAAAAGCTCTGAGAAAAGTCCCGAGGAGCGTTTTCATTTCACTCTGGATCGGGTCGTGTGACAGTCCCTGACTCAATCACCACGGCCGAGGAAGGGGTGTCTCCCTGTCAAACTTGTATTGCCAAACTACTCTCAGAGTCAGAAGGTGAGCTCGGCTCCACTTTACCCAGTTGGACTGAGATTAGGGCAGGTTGGATCACTGCAAGGAAACTAGGTGCTGTCACCAGAAAGGGGAGACAGTGTATGATCTTTATCCCTGGTTCCCCAAAATAGTAGATGAGGGCAAGCATCTCTTTATAAAAGtatccctatttttattttattttattatcttatttaatgtttatttttgagagagagaaatagagtgcgagtgggggaggggcagagagagagagagacagaatctgaagtagctccaggctctgaccatcagcacagagcctgacgcagggcttgaacccatgaaccgtgagatcatgacctgagccgaaatcagacgtttaattgactgagccacccaggtgcccctcagtatccctatttttaaatgtgaatggaatGATGGAACATTTTGCAACCTTCAGTGATGACGCATTGTGCATCAATGACTGCTAACCCCCATAAAGAGAGACAGTCAAGCATTATGTCCCCCTGCAGTCTTGCCAAAGAAGTCAAACCTGAGTCCAACCCAGTCTCTGGTACCGGCCACCGGTTTGCAGCAATATACTGTGCGTGTGCAATCAGCAAAATGTAGACTGCGGGAATCAGTACAAGTCAAATGACCTGGGTTCTTCGCAGAAAAccttaaagggaaagaaagaaatgacaggaaGTATGTAGactaaaaaaaacttaaataacagTGACTCTGCCCCCAGTGTGGAGATGGGATTAGAGGGCGACCAGAATAGATGCAGGGAGATCAATTGGGAGCCTGTCACAGTCGTCGAGTCTACATCTTAGCCTGATCCAGGTTGGTGGCAAGAGTGATGGGAAGAAAAGGACAGATTTGAGGAATCTTTGAACAGTAGAATTGACAGGACTTGGCCACAAAGAAGTCACAGGTGATGGCCAGGCCTTGGTGTGGACACCCAGGTGGATGACGGTGCATTTTCTGAGATAAGGATGCCCGTGGAAGGGTGGTTTGAAGAAAAGAGTTGTTACACTTCGAGGGGCCTGGAGGGCAGTCAAGTAGAGATCCTGGCAGGGAGGTGGATGGAGTGATCTGGGAATCCAGCTAAGCAGCAGCTAAGCATCCTGGGCTGGAGCCACTGACATGCTGATCCTCCGTAAAGAAGTGGTGTTGGGAGCCACGGGACTGGACGCTCTCCCCCAGGAACACAGTTGAGTAGgggacccagcacagagccctgagatGCCAGCACTGAAGGGGTTGGGAGGGGAGGCAGCCAGGAGTGTGTGGAGTCCAAAGGCCAACAGAACAGAGGGTTATGGAGACAGGAGCAGGGTGAGATGTGCCGAGAGGTCCAAAACTATGACAGGAAGTGCCTGCAGGACTCAGTGGCATGGAAACCACAGAGACTTTGGTGGGAGGCAGCTTGGTGGGAGTGGGTGAGGGCAGGAGCCAGACTCGAGTGGGCTGAAAAGTGAAGGTGGGTGTGGGGAAATGGGCtgtgaagagaggaaagaggaccCAAGAGTAGAGGTCTGCAGGGTTGCTAGAAGTTACTAGCAGtccttcgttttttttttctttggtttgcgAAAAAGTGAGATGACTTCCCCAATATTCTTGGAGTAGAAACTGGAGAGAAAGATACGGAACATgcaagagagggaagaggggcggGCTCCAGAGCCAGGCAGAGGCCTTGGCCTTGGGCAGGGTCACAAGAGGGGGTAGGTGTAGATGCAGGCGAGTTTGTAGATTCAGTGGCTAAAGGTTGAGGAGCTTTTCTCCTGAGGGCTTCCATTTCCTTATTGTCGGGAAGGAAAGTCGTCTGCTGGAGGGTGGCGGGGAAGTGTGGCGTAGGGGGTCTAAAGAGGGTGTGAAGTTTGTGAAAGAGTcatcaagaagagaaagagggttCTAGGAGTGGAGCAAGAGAAAAGAGTTACTGGATGTAGGTGGAGTCTGGAGTCAGAAGCTAAGTGCCCCCCGGCCCTGTCTCTTACCGACTCTGTAACCCCAGAAGAGGCACATCACCCTTTGGGCTTCGTCATTCGTTTTCAAAAGGAGGTGCTGAGAAATGCCGCTTCAGAGGATGGTTCAGATCAGATGGGAGGACGTGTATGACAGCGGGCTCTGAAGTCACGCTCTGTGCCGGCGCCTCGGGGTTTTTTCTCTAACATCCAggcctttcctttctttgccttctcttccCGGTGCAGGCTTGGGTCGCCAACTATGAGAGGCCCCGAATGAACGCTAACTCCCTGCTGGCCAGCCCCACGGGCCTCAGCCCCTACCTGCGCTTCGGCTGCCTCTCGTGCCGCCTCTTCTACTACCGCCTGTGGGACCTGTACAAAAaggtgaggggcggggagggcagtgCACCCTGCGCCCGGTCACGGCCAAGCAGAACGGGGCTTCCGGGCCAGTCAAGGGCCTGGGCTTTCAGCCCGTGGGCACGCTGGACCACTGCTAGGGCACAGTCTCGCCATACGTCTAGGGGGTTTGGAGCCACCACGTTCGTGGCAGCTCCAGATTcccttgtgggggaggggcctgagcGACATGGTGCTGAGAGCTGGGTGGGTATTTGCATCCACATGCtaccacccccaaccccaggtgAAGCGGAACAGCACGCCCCCCCTCTCCCTGTTTGGGCAACTCCTGTGGCGAGAGTTCTTCTACACGGCAGCCACCAACAACCCCAGGTTTGACCGCATGGAGGGGAACCCCATCTGCATCCAGATCCCCTGGGACCGCAACCCTGAGGCCCTGGCCAAGTGGGCCGAGGGCAAGACAGGCTTCCCTTGGATTGACGCCATCATGACCCAGCTGAGGCAGGAGGGCTGGATCCACCATCTGGCCCGGCACGCTGTGGCCTGCTTCCTCACCCGCGGAGACCTCTGGGTCAGCTGGGAGAGCGGGGTCCGGGTGAGTGCTCTCTTGGGGGAAGCTGGCCTGTTCCTTCTTGTCAGGCCCAGCAGGGGCAGCCCTCTTCTGGGCTGGGGCATGGGGTAGGATCCCTGGATCCTGGGCATCCCCTCCAAGTCCTCTCTGGTTTGCCCTCCGCAGAAGGGCTTTGGCTCTCCTCCGTGGGGAGATGTGTGGTAACTTGGGGAGAATCATGGCAGGAGGTCCTCAAGGTGGCTGATTGTCCCACGCTCTCCCCATCTAGGTATTTGATGAGCTGCTCCTGGATGCAGATTTCAGCGTGAACGCGGGCAGCTGGATGTGGCTGTCCTGTAGTGCTTTCTTCCAACAGTTCTTTCACTGCTACTGCCCTGTAGGCTTTGGCCGCCGCACGGACCCCAGTGGAGACTACATCAGGTGAGGATGCGGTCCAGGCTCTCTGCTCTGGCTGCTGTGGCCTGCTCCTAGGATGAGATACCCTTGGCCCTTTGAAGGAGAGTGCCAGTGTGCTGACCGGTTGTCCGATGTATGTGTTTCAGGCGATACCTGCCCATATTGAAAGGATTCCCCTCTCGATACATCTATGAGCCCTGGAATGCCCCAGAGTCCATTCAGAAGGCAGCCAAATGCATCATTGGGGTGGACTATCCCCGGCCCATTGTCAACCATGCTGAGACCAGCCGACTCAACATTGAGCGAATGAAGCAGATTTATCAGCAGCTCTCCCGCTACCGGGGACTCTGTAAGGAGCCGCTACTCCCACCACCATCCCCTAGCTCACTAGGGGCAGGACAGCACCTACCTGCGGGCTCAGAGGGGATTTCCAGATATTTGCAAAGGGAGACTGAGTGCTCTCTTTTGAGCTGTTAAGTTGACTTGACTTCCCAGGGCACAGGGCACTGTAGGCCAGGCTGGACGGGGCCTCTCTTCATCGTGGCCACAGCGGGAAGCGATGGAGCCCCAGTGTCATGGCCCAGCACCCCCTTTCCCACCACCGCATCTTGTTTTCAACCGCCTGGTGGCCCTCTAGAGTCCTGCAAGATTACATTCTGATCGtacccctgcctctctcccaggtCTGCTGGCTTCTGTCCCTTCCTGTGTGGAAGACCTCAGCAACCCGGTGGCAGAGCCCAGCTCGAGCCAGACTGGGAACGTGAGCAGTGCAGGTGAGTAGCAGCTGGCCTCCTGGGGCCCGTGTCCACCCGGAGGACACTGCAGAGCTACCACCAGTTCAGTCATTGAGGGCTGAGGACAGAGGCCGGAATGAATCTGTGCCCTTATAGAGAGCTTATATTCCTCTTGGCAGAGACAAATAGTAAAGGAACTGTGTAAGAGCATTTTTGATAGCAAgtgctttgggggaaaataaaattgaatgacCTGGTAAGAGAGGGTCTGGGGAAGGGGGATTCCTTCAGGCTCTTTAGACAGAATTAGTCAGGAAACCCCTTTCTGAGCAGGACCCTGGTAACAAGGAGAACCAGGCTTTCCAAGAActgggggaagaacattccaggcaaagggaatagCAGGGAAAGACCCAGAGATGAACGAGCTTAGCCCATTCGAGGCACAGAAGAAGGGAAGCTGGTGCTGCTTGGCGTACCCCGAGGGAGGAGCTAGAGTGAGATGAGGACCAGGTGTGGCAGGAGCAGTGTCAcatgggcccccccccccgccccccaggaggAGTAGGATTGTGTCATCAGCGCACTGAGGAGGCAGTGAGGGGTGGTCAGCAGGGTGAAGGTGTGTGACCTGACCTGTGTTTTCAAAAGCTCCCTCCGCCTGCTGTGTGGAAGGGACAGTGCGGTGCGGGCAGGCCCAAGGACAGGGAGACTAGAAAGGAGGCAACCGTGGTGGcccaggcaggagggggcagCACAGTCCGGTGGTGGCAGCAAAGAGAGGTCAGGCAGTCTTGCCGAATTCTTCACCTCCTCCCTTCAGCTCTGGGATTGATGTCAGTAAGATGAGACCAGCAAGAGCGCCAGGGGTTTTTCTAGTTTGCCAAGCCAGGCTAGCTCCACAGATGAGGGTGCTGCTTGTTCCTGCTTCAGGAGGCTGATCCAGCGTCTCCGAGGGAGTGCCTGACCTTCAGAGCAAGGGCAGCAGACAGGCCAGAGCAGTCTGTGGCCTGGAGCCCGTGGGATTTGGGGCCCAGAAGCTGGCCCTGCCTCCAGCAGGCCTGGTCATGCCCTCCTTAGACATTTCCAGGCAAGGTCACTGCTGAGAGAAGACCGAGGGGCAGACCTGAGGAGCAACTCGTTGGCATGGCTTTGAGGCAGGCTCCCTGCCCCTGGAAGAGCTGCCGTTGCACAGTGTCGGGTCCTCTTGGCTCCAGGCAGGGTCCTTGTGACACTTTGACCTGCTTCTCTACAGGCCCAAGAGCGCTACCGAGTGGCCCAGCATCCCCAAAACGCAAGCTGGAAGCAGCCGAGGAGCCACCGGGTGAAGAACTCAGCAAACGGGCGAGGGTGGCAGGGTTGCCCGCCCCAGAGCTGCCGAGCAGGGACGTCTGAGGGTGAGTGACAGCGCAGATTCAgctggaggaaggaggtgggagaggtggaCAGGGGTCTGGAAAACTACTGCCCTGCCAGCTGAAGGCTAAAACCCAGCAAACCAGATGAAAACCTGGTGGCGACTGCATGATTTTTTCTAGGATTTCAGCTCTAAGTTTCTTCCATTCTGACTTCTATgcctcttaaattttaaaaagaaatttaaaagtaaagcgtttttctttctttaccagCTAAGGAAAAacctttcttcccccccccccccccctttggctCTTTCTACCTATCAAAGTGAGGCAAATCccacaaaaagaaagcagagacccGGAGGGGAAGCTGTAGGAGAAATGGCCCCATGGCAGGATCTGAGGATGCTCCTGGACCTTCTGCCCTCGTGGACGGGCTGTGTTCTGTAGGCAGGCCAGTGGAGGGCAGCACTGACCTTCAGAAGACAAGCAGAGGGCTGGGCATTGCTggccaggcccagccctgcctgaGGACCGGTAGAGTCTGGCTGCCCATGGTCTCTGCCTCTTGAAGCCACTCCTCtgttctccccttcctcctggccTTGGCTCTGCACTTCCCTGTCAGCACTCCGCTTTCTTGGAAGCCCCCTGAatgtcatttacaaaataaaaattggctCCCTCCCCAGAGCAGGAAAGGACTTTTATGCCTTTCTTGGGGAAATATAAATTACTCTTCTCTTTGAGTCGTCATCCCAGGCTGTTCTTTATGTGCCATGTCTGCGTCATTAGATTGGACAGGATGCTTTTTCTCTATGGAGCCCATGGATTCTTTTTTCCACACCCTTCCATTTCAGGGCCAGGTGAGGCCATCTGATTTCAGCGGCTAAGCTTGAGTGCTGGGTGAGACAACGATTGTTTGATGCTTGTGCCCTTTACCCTATGAGGCTCTTGGTCATAGACGTCACTGATAGATTTGTGCTGGCTTGTTCCAGAAGCACTGGCAGGCTTAGATACTACTCTCTTAGTTATCTCTTAGCTCTTTGATACTAGGCAAAGTTCATTCTGCCTTACAAATCTGGACCTTGCCAGGCTGTCACTCCCGACTTTCAGGTGAGAAGATCAAAGAATAGAGAGGTTAAATGTCTGGATCAAGGTTGCTCAGTAAGCTAATGGCATCCAATTCAGCATGAAATTATTGCCAGGAGCTATGTGAGGTAGGGGAGTATATGCATATAAGATATgtgatgatgcccacccacaagCATTTAACAGTCTGCTTAGAAAAAGAGGGCAAATAACTTCTAATTCCTAGACAGATGATATAGACTCTACATGCTTGTCATAAGCCAGCGGTTGGTGGGCTGGAGTGATCAGGGAATACAGTACAGAAGTTTACACTTGGGGCTAAAAGGTAAGTTGGATTTAGACCACAAGGAGGGCATTTTGGACAAGGAAAATAGCTTAATGATTATGTGATCTTGTACAAGTTAGTTAACTGGTATGAGACttagtttccttacctataaagtAGGTTGTTACAAAGGCTAAATGGTTACATTTATGTGTCTGATAGGAGCGGGCGGCACTGCTGGGAGTAGGAAAGCTGTCTGCTGTGGCTCGAGCAGACAGGGGCTTGTTTTTCTCACCTAACAGGAGGCCCTAATGCGCGCCTTGCTGGTTTTGAGTTGGCTCAACTATGTCAGAGCCAGTTTCTCTGAGATTCTCTTGCTCTGTGGTGTCAAGGTGGCTGCCACAGCCTCAGCCATCAATTTCTCAtccaaagcaagaaagaagagaCCACTGTGCTCATTTATCAATAAACACACACCAAGTCAACACAGTTTGCCAGACACTTTTGTGCACATGAGGATACTGAGACGTGCTGAACAAGACTGACCTTCCCTCTTGGGTGCATCTTGGTGGGAGGAGACAGACGGTAAACAAGTAGATATAGTCGAGAGGCTCTAAGtggtatgaagaaaaaaataacggTGGTAAGAAGATAGAAAGTAAAGGTTGGCCCACAGTGGGGGGTTGCAATTTTAAGATTggagaagaacaaacaaacaaaaagattggGAGGGGAtgcctctctcccttttcatcaagaaaataaaagctttccCAGAATACCCTTCTCCCGGCTTTTCATGTTGGTCTCATGAGCCCACACTGAGTCACAAGGCCACCTCCAGTGTGGGAAGTAGGGATCCAGGTTATCAGGATTGGTTTAGACCATTGGTTTTCCAACTTGAGTGAGAAACAGAATCCCCTGGAGGATTTGTGAAa is part of the Felis catus isolate Fca126 chromosome D1, F.catus_Fca126_mat1.0, whole genome shotgun sequence genome and harbors:
- the CRY2 gene encoding cryptochrome-2 isoform X1 → MAAAVVTAAAAAPAPAAGADGASSVHWFRKGLRLHDNPALLAAVRGARCVRCVYILDPWFAASSSVGINRWRFLLQSLEDLDTSLRKLNSRLFVVRGQPADVFPRLFKEWGVTRLTFEYDSEPFGKERDAAIMKMAKEAGVEVVTENSHTLYDLDRIIDLNGQKPPLTYKRFQAIISRMELPKKPVGSVTSQQMESCRAEIQENHDEAYGVPSLEELGFPTEGLGPAVWQGGETEALARLDKHLERKAWVANYERPRMNANSLLASPTGLSPYLRFGCLSCRLFYYRLWDLYKKVKRNSTPPLSLFGQLLWREFFYTAATNNPRFDRMEGNPICIQIPWDRNPEALAKWAEGKTGFPWIDAIMTQLRQEGWIHHLARHAVACFLTRGDLWVSWESGVRVFDELLLDADFSVNAGSWMWLSCSAFFQQFFHCYCPVGFGRRTDPSGDYIRRYLPILKGFPSRYIYEPWNAPESIQKAAKCIIGVDYPRPIVNHAETSRLNIERMKQIYQQLSRYRGLCLLASVPSCVEDLSNPVAEPSSSQTGNVSSAGPRALPSGPASPKRKLEAAEEPPGEELSKRARVAGLPAPELPSRDV
- the CRY2 gene encoding cryptochrome-2 isoform X2, producing MTWTGGSTSTPGNLELSPSFGPALLHYLRHLLQLSGLHFPSRIIDLNGQKPPLTYKRFQAIISRMELPKKPVGSVTSQQMESCRAEIQENHDEAYGVPSLEELGFPTEGLGPAVWQGGETEALARLDKHLERKAWVANYERPRMNANSLLASPTGLSPYLRFGCLSCRLFYYRLWDLYKKVKRNSTPPLSLFGQLLWREFFYTAATNNPRFDRMEGNPICIQIPWDRNPEALAKWAEGKTGFPWIDAIMTQLRQEGWIHHLARHAVACFLTRGDLWVSWESGVRVFDELLLDADFSVNAGSWMWLSCSAFFQQFFHCYCPVGFGRRTDPSGDYIRRYLPILKGFPSRYIYEPWNAPESIQKAAKCIIGVDYPRPIVNHAETSRLNIERMKQIYQQLSRYRGLCLLASVPSCVEDLSNPVAEPSSSQTGNVSSAGPRALPSGPASPKRKLEAAEEPPGEELSKRARVAGLPAPELPSRDV